The Sedimentibacter sp. zth1 DNA segment ATGCACTACAACGTAATCAATAAATTCATTAGGCATATTAGCTAATCTATATGAAAAACAAAGACTATTTTTGTAGCTACAGCTACCCCACCTTGTTTTTGCAGATGTTATTTTAATACCAGTTGGATTTACATTCATCATTTTACTGAAATACTCAACTTTTTTTGGTATGATTTTTTTAGCTAAAAGCTTTAATTTCAGTATTTCTTCAGTTGTTAATTCTTTGAAGTCATTTTTTGAAATTTTGTTTTTCATTATTACTAAGTGTTTTTCAATCCATTTATTATTTTTAAGCACAAATTTTTCTATATCCATTGTAGACATTATAATTGGTGCTCTAACAATAATTTCAAGACTTTTATTGATAGATAACTCTATAGTTTTTCTATTTGAACGTATTAGTGTGTAATCATATTTTTGCATTAATGTGCACCTCTAAGTAACATTTTATAGTATTATTGCTTAATAGCTATTATCTTCCCATTTCATTATTAGCGAATAATATAATTGATGATGCAACTATACCTGCTGTTTCAGTTCTTAAAATTCTCTTACCAAGAGTTACAATATCTGCTCCGATCTCTTGAAGCTTAGCTATCTCATTTTCATCAAATCCGCCTTCAGGACCTATTATAATGTAATATTTGTCTTTTCCTGATGTTAATGCTTCTTTTAACGTCTTATTACCTTCTAACTCATATGGAACTATAATTTGAGCATTCTCGTCCTTTATTTTAGCAATTAATTCTTTCAAAGTCATAACATCAAATACATTAGGAACTATATTTCTTTTACTTTGTTTGGAAGATTCATGCGCTACCTTTCTCCATCTTTCTAGTTTCTTTAATTCTCTAGATTTATCATTTAATTTCACAACACATCTCTCAGTAATTAAGGGAATAAAGCTTTTTACACCAACCTCTACATTTTGCTGTATGATATCTTCCATCTTAGCTTGTTTAGGCAAGCCCTGTACTAAAGTAATATGAATATTTGATTCATTATTTATATCTGTTTTATGATTAAATTTACATACAATTTCGTCATTAATAAAATCCAATATATTATAAACATATTCAGCTTCTTCTGTAACAATGGCAACCTCTTGACCAATTTCAGCACGCAAAGTATTTTTAAGATGTTTTGCATCAGTACCTTTTATATTAACTATCTGATTAATTATTTTGCTTTCATTAGTAAAATATCTAAACATTTTTCACCTCTATTTGTATAGTGCAGTAATAGACACCCAGTCTTCTTTCTGTCTAGTTTCAAGAATTTCAAAACCAATATTTTTAAGTGTTTCTTTAACTTTGTCTACATATTTTTCTATTATACCAGATGTAACCAAAATACCGCCTTGTTTTAAAAATTTTGGAAAGCTATCGCTCATTGCTATAATAATATCTGCAATGATATTTACAGCAATCATGTCATATTGATTGTATCCTATAGTATCTTGTAGTCTTTCATCCTCAATTACATTACCACAGTATGTTGTAAATTTATCTTCATGAATTCCATTTACAAGTGCATTTTCCCTAGCTATTCTAACTGCATTTTCATCAATGTCTACACCAACAACATTTTTTGCTCCCAATAAAATTGAAGCAATGGAAAGTATTCCGCTTCCACAACCCATATCTAAGATTTTCATATCTTTTTTGATGTATTTTTCAATTTGTTCAATACATAACTGAGTCGTAAAATGCTGTCCTGTACCAAAGCTTGCTCCAGGGTCAATTTCCAACACTACTCTATCTGTATCGTTTTCAACAGTTTCCCAAGTTGGTTTAATAATAATATGCTTACCAACCTCAAAAGGCTTGAAAAACTGTTTCCAATTATTTGCCCAATCTTCATCATTTACGGTATTCATCTGAAGATTTAAACTTCCCATATCAATACCAAAACTATCATTTTTTAAATTATCTATTTCACTTTTCAAGGCTAAAAGTTGTTTTTCACCTTGTTCATCTTCATTCAAGTATAATTTAACTCTACTAGGACAATTTTTCATATTATTTAAACTTTCATCATAATAATCCCAATTCATAGTTTTACTTTCTAAAAACTCTTCAAATACACTAGCATCTTCAATAATTACTTCAGTAATATCAAGCTTTAATAAAATAGCATTTAGTATTTCTAAACCTTGCGATGTTGTTTCTATAATAATCTCATTAAATTTCATGTGTTTCTCCTATCTTAAAACAATTATGTTATCCATAAATATATAATATACAAACATTTTTGTCAAATATTTAAAAATTATGTGTAATAATTTAAAATTTTGGATATAATAAACAAGTCGAGAGTAAAATAATGAATTAATATAAAAAATGCCCTATAGTACAATCATAGCGCATTTTTTATTTTTTGTTATTCATTATAATTTTATATAATAAATGATATAGCTATAATATAAGCTATGTAAACAGCAATCATTATAATTCCTTGAACTCGGTGTAATTTTTCTTTAAACAATGTTGGAATAACAAATATACCCATCACTGCGAAGCAAACAGGTATGTCAATCATAAATGTTTGTTTAGCAATTGGTAAAGAACCACCTGATAACAAAGCACACACTGGTAAAATAATTGTAACATCAATTATATTTGCACCTAAAATATTACCTAATCCTAAAGAACCTTGCTTTTTAACAATAGAAATAATTGTTGTAATCAATTCTGGCAATGAAGTTCCAATTGCAATAACTGTTAAACCAATTACACTTTCAGATATTCCTATAATTCTAGCAAGTTCACTACCATTATCTACGAGTAATCTTGCGCCAATAACAATACCTGCTGCACCACCAATAAATTTTAAAGCATTAATTACAATATCTTTTTTACCATAAATCATATGTTTTTCATTCGATATTTCAGATTTAGCTGATTTTACATTTTCTATGATAAATATAAAAAACATTGCTAATAAAACAAGACTTCCGCCTAATTTCAATTCACCACTAAGCGATAGTAATAACAATGATAAACAAGATACAATCATCAAAATACCTTTAAAAGCAAAACTTTTTCTTTTAACAACTGCCGGTATACAAACTATTGAGATACCCATAACTAAGCCTGTATTGCATGTAACAGAGCCAATTGCATTTCCTATAGCCATTCCTACTTTTCCATCAACTGCAGCCATAGCGGATACAATTAATTCTGGAAGAGTTGTGGCTAAACTTACGACTGTAGCACCAACTATAAACTTTGGAATACCCGAAACTTCCGCAATCCAAGTAGCTGCGTCAACAAAGTAATCTCCACCTTTTAAAATTAGTATAATACCTAAAACAAATAAAAGTATTACAATAAAAATTTCCATAAATAGACCTCCAATAATATTTTGCCCATAAAGATAAAAAAAACTCTTAGCATTATAATATAATGCCAAAAGTCTCGTTTCCTTAAAAAAAATCAATTAAGGTGTATAACCACCGATTGAAAAATCAGATGATGTTGATTATACAACATAACTACTCCCTTTTGCTTATATGAGTATAACTTATATAGGAAATTATGTCAATAAATAATTTTGATGTGGAGTTGCGTAGCAACTTTTTTATACAATCTTATTCACATAATATGTTTAAATCAATAAATTTACATACGCCATCATTGTCATTGTTTTCTGCAATATATTTAGCTGAATTCAACACGTTATTAATTGCGTTTTCAACAGCTACACCATATCCGCAATATTTAACCATTTCTTCATCGTCATTATCATCGCCAAATGCAGCTATTTCATCTAATGAAATATTATAATATTCTGCTAATGTTTTTATACCATTTAGCTTGGTAGCTTGATTAGACAATATTTGAAATAAATAACCTGCTGCAATTTTTCCATATAAATTTGAAGGCAAAAGGTTGATTATTTTTTGCAGTTCCACGTCATTTTCAACAGTAAGCAATATTTTGTCTGCCTCAAGGCTAAATTCTTTAAAATCAGTAATTATGTTGTTGGTAACTGTTCCGAATACATTTTCTATATCAAAATTAGAAAATATTATGTCATCTGACTCAACTGATAATTTACAGTCTGGATATATATTTATTATTTTTTGGATTAAATCAAAAGTTATCTTATTACTAATTGTGTTTTTTTCTAACACTTTCCCATCTATTGTAATTAGCGCACCATTTAAACAAATTATATCATTGCAACCAATTTGTTTAGCATACTCAATTGTTGCTCTATATGGTCTTGCAGTTGCAATTACGAGTTTTATACCATTACGCTTACATCTATTTAAAATTTTTAATGAATAATCTGAAATTGTTTTATCTGTTCTCAGGAGAGTTCTGTCTAAATCCATAACTATCATTTTAGTTTTCATTTTTATTCCTCCAACTATTATTGTAATTATAAAATTTTGTGTGTATTATTTAGAATACAACGTTTTCCTTTGCTTGTCAATAATAGTTTTTTAAAATTACATTGTAGAAATTTATATAATAATGGTGTATTATATTTATATATAAAAAATACAGGAGATTAATTATGAAAAATATTGTACCTACAATTGCAGCAATTCATGATATTTCAGGTTATGGTAGATGTTCTACAACTGTTGCTTTACCTATTTTATCTGCTCTTGGTTGCCAAGTATGTCCTTTACCTACTGCAATACTTAGTAATCATACAGGATATAAGGATTTTTTCTTTTTTGACTATACTGATTATTTAGAAGAATATTATAAACATTGGGAAATCAATAATTTCAAATTTGATTGTATGTATAGTGGATTTCTAGGCTCTCAAAAACAAATTGAAATTATAACAGATATAATTGAAAGAATGAAAAAAAATAATAATACCTTGATTGTTGTTGATCCTGTTATGGGTGACCATGGCGAGGTCTATTCTACATATACAAAAGAATTAATAGAAAAAATGAATGAGCTTGTAAAACATGCTGATATAATAACTCCAAATTTGACTGAGGTATGTATTTTGCTCAATATCAAATATGAATCAACTAATTTATCGATTGAAACATTAAAGGACTATTTGTATAAATTGAGCACTATCGGCCCAAATACGGTGCTTATAACAGGTGTAAAAACTGTAGACAATGAGTTTGTAAATGTATGCTATGATAAAAAAGAAAATAAATATTACAAAATACCTTATGAAAATATTGATATTAAATATCCTGGAACAGGAGATTTATTTACCTCATTATTTGTTGGATATTTGTTTAAGGGATTAAAATTACCCGAAGCTATAGAAAAAGCTTCAAAATTTGTTACATTGGCTGTTAAAACTACTTCAAAATATGATGTAGATATAAACAATGGTGTATTGTTTGAGCTAATAATGAAAGATTTGTTTAATGAAAATAATATTTATAATTATTTAGTAATTTAATACGTGAAAAAGGTATTACTCTACAACCAACTTAGTAAAGTAATACCTTTTTATATATTTAACTTTGTAATATAAATTATTTATAAATTATAATTTCCATAAATCTACGCAAAACTGCACTCACCTGTGCCCTTGTAGCTGTTCCTTTAGGTTTAAATTTAAAATTACCAGTACCATTAATTATTCCAGCTTGCTGCATTGCAAATATAGCTTCTTTTGACCAATTACTAAAATTGTTAACATCATTAAATAAATATTTTTCGCTCATAACTGGTATTTCATATCCTGAATATTGTGCAAATTTATACATCATTACTGACATTTCTTCTCTAGTAATTGGTTTATCAGGTGAAAAATTATTATTTCCTACACCAGTAGCAATATTGGCTTTAACTGCCCATTCAATATATGGTGTATAATATTTGTTTTCGTCAACATCTTCAAAACCACTTTTAACAGATCCTTCTAAATCTACATCTACATCAAGATATAACCTTGCAAGTCTTCCTAAAACTGTTACAAACATTCCTCTTGTCATTTCGTTATTTGGTAAAAATGTGTCATTATTATACCCTGAGAAAATACCTAATTCTATCATAAAATCAATGTCTATTTCTGCCCAATGATTAACGGTATCTCGGTAGCATTTTGAATTATTATTTCTACCAAGACCTACTATTCCTAGTTTATCTGTTTTCAAAATAAAGTATTTACTATTTTCTTCATAATCATAATTTTTACAATAAACTACTCTATTATTATCATCTATTATTACAAAAAATATACTATCCTGTCTTCTATTATTATCTTTTACTAAGCCTCTCAATTTATCAATTTTGTCTATTATTGAAGAATTCATATCGTATTTTATTCCAATTTCAACGTCTTTAAAATCAAAATCATTAATATACGAAACTGCTTTTCTTCCATTTATTACCATATTGTAATAAACGGAGTAATTATATACAGGTCTTTTGTAGATAATTTTTTTCATAGAATTAGTAAGCTTACTCTTATCAAGTTTTTCAATATTTATTATGATATCATTTTCAGTTTCATTATAAATAGTATACAACGAGTTATAGTTAAATTCTAAATAAGTATTATTAGTTTCAACATACAATGATTTGACATTATAATTTAAAATTTTGTTAATAGAATTATGATCTAAAACTATTTTTATACATTCGCTTTTTAGACTTCCTTGATTGTTAACAAGTCTAATTTTTAACGAAATATCTCTAACTTTTTTGCTTGACATAAATTTATTTGCCTTGTTCAATGCGTTTGATATTATATTTTTTGATACACTAATACCATTGCTTATTTTAATATCATCAACCGGTACTATATCTATACATGCAATCAAAGGTTTAAGCCTTTCATCTGCATTTTCAAAGCTAATTTTATAATATAGATTATCTGTATTAGCAGGAATCACTGAAATTGAAAACTTTTCTATATTTGAGCATGGGCTATAACCAAATAAAGTACTACCTTTATATATAATTTCAACATAATAATCCCCAACTTGCAAAGGTGCGTTTTCTAGTTTTTTTCCAATAATATTTCCATCACGTTCGTAGAAATTAACTTCACATTTAGGTAGGTTGATTATTTTACCACTTAATTCACTATATTCCTTTATGTAATAACTGATATTAGGTACTTTTTCATTGTATTCAAAAATATTTAATGTTGGCATATCAAAAAATATTTTTGTTTTTGCACCAATTCTTATAGTATTGTCGTTGAAAACATATATACCATAGCTTTCTAGATCCGAATCATATATAAATTTTTCTATATCAAGATACTGTTCATCTTTTGCATAAACTAACAAAGTACTTAATGTTCTTTTAGACGAAGAAATACCTATTGTTCCATCTATTTTACCTACAATATTTATATAGGTGTTCTCCAAATAAACATTTTCATTGTCTATATTATCAATAATACTTATTTTTCCTTTTATAGCTAAAGATGCGCCAAATTTGACAAATACATTGCCTAATTTAATTGATTTATTACTAATTATTTTTCCACCAAATAAGTTTAAATCACCATTATCAATAAAAATTGCACCACCAAATGAACTACAGTTATTTTCTATAGAACCACCATACATATTTAAAATTCCATTTTGCACATATATAGCTCCTCCATACGATGTTACATTATGATTATTTTGAATTTTAACACCATCATATAAATTAATAATCCCATGACTGAGCTTTATCAATGCTTCTTCTGATTTTATTGAGTTATTGACAGACAAATTACTATCATCCCATTCTGCTCCTCCATCAATAACTAAAGCATTTCCATCTCCCATACCACCAATTTTTCCAAAAGTTAAGGTACTAAATTTTTCGGTTTCAAATAAAGCACCCCAAAATACTGTGTTTTGTGTATCCTTATTTATTTGTCTGTAAATTTTTCTATTGCCTTTAGCTACAACTTGAATATTCTTATAAGGATTAACTTTCAATGTTTCATCTACATAACAATCCCTTATTATGCTAATAATTGCGTTATCAATGTTATCCTTCTCATTAATATAATTAATAGCATCACCTAGTGTACAAAACTCTTTAGTACTTTCTTCATTATTAATTTGAAGAATAACTACTGTTTTTTCAGTAATAGTTTTCTCATCAGCATAAATATTTAAGATACCGCTAAGTATAGTTATAGTAAGAAAAAAACCAATGATTTTAATAATTAATTTCATCTAAATACCACCTATCACAATAATTTATTATATGTAACAAACTTATCATATAATAATTGTAAAATATTGTAATAAACAAGAAATAAAAAAAATAGTTGCATATTTCGTGCAACTAAAATCGACTATAATTATTTTTTTATGATTTTACTTGATATGTAACTACTTAATAATGCAAGACCTCCATAAATTAGAGCATAAGATAATGCTGAATCATCATAGAATAAAAAAGCTGTAGGAACAAATAACACACCTACTGTGATAGGATATAAAATATTAAATCCGTATTTAGAACCACACACAAAAGCTTCGGCTATGGTTAACATTGGAAATATTAACGTTAATAACATTACTAAGTGGTTCTGATTACTTGAAATAAGTGGCAATATATAAAATGGCAATATATTAGCGGCTAAGTAAGGTAGCATCTTTTTTAACTTTTCCATAGTATCTCCTTAAATTATATAATGAAAACATTTTACTATATCCTAGTCATAATTTCAATATAATTTTATTTTATTTAAAATTCGCAAAAAAAACTAGGCGAACTCATTACCTAGTTTTTACTCATTTTTAAATCCATCTACATACTCTTGACCTAATTCTTCCATTATCTCAAATGCTTTAATTAATTTTTTACCCTTATCTTCTGTTAAATAGTATTCTACTTTAAAAGGTTCGTTAACAAAGTTTTTTTTACCTACTAAACCATATAATCTTAGCTCGTTCAGTTGTTCTAATAGCATTTTTTCACTAATTCCTTTTATACTCCTTTTCAATTGAAAAGTTGTGGCGCCTGATCTAAATCTAAGTTGCCAAAGAATAACTGTTTTCCATTTACCTTTTAAAATATCATGTACATATTCTAAAGGATTGATACTGTTTTCACTTGCTTTCATTGTAGATTTCTCCTATTTCATATATGAAACCACATAATTATTAAAACAATAATTTTTTAGGTATCTTACATAATTAAACTTAGAATATTATTATACCACCAGTTATAAAAATTATAACTTTAAATGATAATTTATATTTTGCATAATAATTTACTTCGAAATTCCATTTATAAACTTTTAACTATTTTTACTACTCTACTAGTACCTAGTCTATCAGCACCAAGTTCAATAAATTTTTCAGCATCTTCTAATGTTTTAATTCCACCAGCAGCTTTTACTTTTACATCTTTTCCAACATGGTTACGCATCAATTTAACTGCATCAAAAGTTGCTCCACTTGTTGAAAATCCAGTAGAAGTTTTGATATATTCTGCATTAGATTTAGTAACAATTTCACACATTTTAATTATTTCTTCATCTGTTAGCAAACATGTTTCAATTATTACCTTTAACAATTTTCCATTGCATGCTTCTTTAATTTGATTAATTTCAACAAGTATTTCATCATATTTTTTATCTTTTAACATTCCTATATTTATAACCATATCTATTTCGTCAGCACCATTATGAACAGCATCCTTAGTTTCAAAAACTTTTGTTGATGTCGTCATATATCCATTTGGAAAACCAATTACAGTACATATAGGTAATTCATCAACTACATAATCCTTAGCTTGTTTTACAAAATATGGAGGAATACAAACTGAAGCAGTTTTATATTTCATTCCATCATCACACAATGCTTTGATTTCATCCCAAGTAGATGTTTGAGCAAGTAATGTATGGTCTACAATTTTTAAAATGTTATCATATTTCATTTCATTCACCCTTTATTATTTATTAGATTTATCTTCTTTAATTAAAATTCTTAAAGCCTCAATTCCTACCTTTATAGCAGAGTCCGTATCATGAACTATTGGATTATCTAATCCCTTTTTTTGTCTTTCTTGATTAGCAACAACTAAAAAATTCGAACCTACCCTTACCCTTTTATGAGCACCAACAATAAAAAGAGCAGCTGATTCCATCTCTGAAGCTAAGCATCCCATTCTTAACCATGCATCCCATTTGTTCATAAGCTCATAGCTAACAGGCTTAGTTTCTGGTTCATGCTGTCCATAAAAAGCATCCTTACATTCCACTACACCTGTATGATAATTATAATTTAAATTTTTAGCAGCTTTAACAAGTGCATTTGTTACATTTAAATTTGAAACTGCAGGAAACTCTATTGGGGCATATTCTTTAGAAGTTCCTTCCATACGAATTGCTCCAGTAGCAACAACTATATCTCCACCTTTAACATTTATGTCCATACCTCCACATGTTCCAACTCTAATAAAAGTATCAGCACCACAATTAACAAGCTCCTCTAAAGCTATGGAAGCTGATGGTCCACCAATTCCTGTTGAAGTAACACTAACCTTTTCTCCATCTAAAAATCCTGTATATGTTATATATTCTCTATTATCAGCAATTAATTTTGCATCTTCAAAATATGCTGCGATTTTTTTACATCTCTTAGGGTCACCAGGCATAATAACATATCTTCCAACATCACCTTTTTTGATAACTAAATGATACTGTAAACCTTCTTCTCCCGAATATTTTTGCATTTTATATCTCCTTTCAAAATTGTATAAAAAAGCTGTGTATTTGTATATTACAACAAAAATTTTATTATGTCAATTTTATATAACTAGTATATTATTCATATAGTTTACTAAAATAAATCATATTATCTACATAATTATAAAAGTTTTAAAATAAATGAAGAATGAGCTAAACAATAGCTTTAAAATATTAAACATTATTGTCAAACAAACATAAAGTGGAAAAATATAGATGACAAAGATAAAGAGAAATACATATTTTCAATTTTTGGGACTACAAAACAATATCATATTAATTACATGTATAATTTGCTATGAACATCTGCCTATATTCAACTTATTTCAACATTTATTATCATTATTTAACAAATATATATTATTTTTACTATTTATGTTTATTTTATAACTAAATTATAGTATAATAATAAGGAAAATATTTTAAATTACACAAGGAGAAAACATTATGAAAAATAGCTACAATTTTATTTTAAAAGAAAAAAAATTTGTAAAAGATGTAAATTCTGAAGTATATGAATATGAACATCAAAAAACAAAAACTAAGCTAATATTTGTTAAAAATGATGATACAAATAAAGCTTTTACTGTAGGATTTAAAACTATTCCAAATGACAGCACAGGTGTAGCACATATAATTGAACATAGTGTATTATGCGGATCAGAAAAATACCCTATCAAAGAGCCTTTTGTTGAGTTAATGAAAAGTTCTTTAAATACTTTTTTAAATGCTATGACTTTTTCTGAAAAAACTTTATATCCATTTTCTAGTCAAAATGAAGAAGATTATATGAATATTTTAAGTATTTATTTGGACGCTGCTTTCAAACCAAGTATCACAAAAATCAAAGAAATATTTATGCAAGAAGGATGGCACTATGAATTAAATGATAAAAATGATAAATTATCTATAAATGGCGTTGTTTATAACGAAATGAAAGGTGCATTCTCATCTCCAATGGAAATTTTGAACGAATCTGTTAATCAATCACTTTTTGACAATTGTTATAAATATTGCTCAGGTGGAGATCCAGATGTTATACCAACTCTTACATATGAAAACTTCATTAAGTTTTATAATACATTTTACCATCCATCAAATTCGTTAATGTATGTTTACGGAGATTGTGATATAGATAAAATAATGAAATTTATAGATGATAACTATTTATCTAAATATGATTATTTGGAAGTAGATTCTTCAATTAAATTTGTTGAACCATTTAAAAAAGAAAAAACATTGTCTGTCCCTTACTCAATAAATGATGAAGATTCAGAAAAACAAAAAACATTTCACTCTATAAATTATGTAACTTCAGTAGCTAGTGATGAAGAAACTTGCTTAGCAATGGATATTTTGCAAGATGTTATAGTTAATTCTGATTCATCTATCATTAAGAAAAAGCTTTTGGAAAATAATTTATGTGGTAATGTTAAAGCACAATTTGATAATTATACAATGCAACCTACATTTAGTATCATAGCTCAAAATACTGATGTCGAAAACATTGATAAAATCAATGAAATTGTTGAAAGTACACTTAAAGAACTTGCATTTAATGGTATAGATAAAAAGTTTCTTGAAGCTTGTATAACAAAAGCTGAATTCGACTTAAAACAGGATATTTCTAATAATAGCTTTAAAGGAATTGAACTTGGAATTAAGCTATATAATCGTTGGTCTTTTATAGATAATCCTGTTGAAGTATTATATTTTGAAGATAGAATCAAAAAAATGTATTCTTGGCTTGATAATAAAGGTTTTGAAAAATTAATAGAAAAATATTTTATCAATAATAATCATAAAT contains these protein-coding regions:
- a CDS encoding M48 family metallopeptidase, translated to MQKYDYTLIRSNRKTIELSINKSLEIIVRAPIIMSTMDIEKFVLKNNKWIEKHLVIMKNKISKNDFKELTTEEILKLKLLAKKIIPKKVEYFSKMMNVNPTGIKITSAKTRWGSCSYKNSLCFSYRLANMPNEFIDYVVVHELAHIKIKNHSKIFYKEIEKYMPDYKERIKMINIH
- a CDS encoding 16S rRNA (uracil(1498)-N(3))-methyltransferase, with translation MFRYFTNESKIINQIVNIKGTDAKHLKNTLRAEIGQEVAIVTEEAEYVYNILDFINDEIVCKFNHKTDINNESNIHITLVQGLPKQAKMEDIIQQNVEVGVKSFIPLITERCVVKLNDKSRELKKLERWRKVAHESSKQSKRNIVPNVFDVMTLKELIAKIKDENAQIIVPYELEGNKTLKEALTSGKDKYYIIIGPEGGFDENEIAKLQEIGADIVTLGKRILRTETAGIVASSIILFANNEMGR
- the prmA gene encoding 50S ribosomal protein L11 methyltransferase; translated protein: MKFNEIIIETTSQGLEILNAILLKLDITEVIIEDASVFEEFLESKTMNWDYYDESLNNMKNCPSRVKLYLNEDEQGEKQLLALKSEIDNLKNDSFGIDMGSLNLQMNTVNDEDWANNWKQFFKPFEVGKHIIIKPTWETVENDTDRVVLEIDPGASFGTGQHFTTQLCIEQIEKYIKKDMKILDMGCGSGILSIASILLGAKNVVGVDIDENAVRIARENALVNGIHEDKFTTYCGNVIEDERLQDTIGYNQYDMIAVNIIADIIIAMSDSFPKFLKQGGILVTSGIIEKYVDKVKETLKNIGFEILETRQKEDWVSITALYK
- a CDS encoding calcium/sodium antiporter — protein: MEIFIVILLFVLGIILILKGGDYFVDAATWIAEVSGIPKFIVGATVVSLATTLPELIVSAMAAVDGKVGMAIGNAIGSVTCNTGLVMGISIVCIPAVVKRKSFAFKGILMIVSCLSLLLLSLSGELKLGGSLVLLAMFFIFIIENVKSAKSEISNEKHMIYGKKDIVINALKFIGGAAGIVIGARLLVDNGSELARIIGISESVIGLTVIAIGTSLPELITTIISIVKKQGSLGLGNILGANIIDVTIILPVCALLSGGSLPIAKQTFMIDIPVCFAVMGIFVIPTLFKEKLHRVQGIIMIAVYIAYIIAISFII
- a CDS encoding HAD family hydrolase — translated: MKTKMIVMDLDRTLLRTDKTISDYSLKILNRCKRNGIKLVIATARPYRATIEYAKQIGCNDIICLNGALITIDGKVLEKNTISNKITFDLIQKIINIYPDCKLSVESDDIIFSNFDIENVFGTVTNNIITDFKEFSLEADKILLTVENDVELQKIINLLPSNLYGKIAAGYLFQILSNQATKLNGIKTLAEYYNISLDEIAAFGDDNDDEEMVKYCGYGVAVENAINNVLNSAKYIAENNDNDGVCKFIDLNILCE
- a CDS encoding pyridoxamine kinase; translation: MKNIVPTIAAIHDISGYGRCSTTVALPILSALGCQVCPLPTAILSNHTGYKDFFFFDYTDYLEEYYKHWEINNFKFDCMYSGFLGSQKQIEIITDIIERMKKNNNTLIVVDPVMGDHGEVYSTYTKELIEKMNELVKHADIITPNLTEVCILLNIKYESTNLSIETLKDYLYKLSTIGPNTVLITGVKTVDNEFVNVCYDKKENKYYKIPYENIDIKYPGTGDLFTSLFVGYLFKGLKLPEAIEKASKFVTLAVKTTSKYDVDINNGVLFELIMKDLFNENNIYNYLVI
- a CDS encoding S-layer homology domain-containing protein; the encoded protein is MKLIIKIIGFFLTITILSGILNIYADEKTITEKTVVILQINNEESTKEFCTLGDAINYINEKDNIDNAIISIIRDCYVDETLKVNPYKNIQVVAKGNRKIYRQINKDTQNTVFWGALFETEKFSTLTFGKIGGMGDGNALVIDGGAEWDDSNLSVNNSIKSEEALIKLSHGIINLYDGVKIQNNHNVTSYGGAIYVQNGILNMYGGSIENNCSSFGGAIFIDNGDLNLFGGKIISNKSIKLGNVFVKFGASLAIKGKISIIDNIDNENVYLENTYINIVGKIDGTIGISSSKRTLSTLLVYAKDEQYLDIEKFIYDSDLESYGIYVFNDNTIRIGAKTKIFFDMPTLNIFEYNEKVPNISYYIKEYSELSGKIINLPKCEVNFYERDGNIIGKKLENAPLQVGDYYVEIIYKGSTLFGYSPCSNIEKFSISVIPANTDNLYYKISFENADERLKPLIACIDIVPVDDIKISNGISVSKNIISNALNKANKFMSSKKVRDISLKIRLVNNQGSLKSECIKIVLDHNSINKILNYNVKSLYVETNNTYLEFNYNSLYTIYNETENDIIINIEKLDKSKLTNSMKKIIYKRPVYNYSVYYNMVINGRKAVSYINDFDFKDVEIGIKYDMNSSIIDKIDKLRGLVKDNNRRQDSIFFVIIDDNNRVVYCKNYDYEENSKYFILKTDKLGIVGLGRNNNSKCYRDTVNHWAEIDIDFMIELGIFSGYNNDTFLPNNEMTRGMFVTVLGRLARLYLDVDVDLEGSVKSGFEDVDENKYYTPYIEWAVKANIATGVGNNNFSPDKPITREEMSVMMYKFAQYSGYEIPVMSEKYLFNDVNNFSNWSKEAIFAMQQAGIINGTGNFKFKPKGTATRAQVSAVLRRFMEIIIYK
- a CDS encoding helix-turn-helix domain-containing protein, with the translated sequence MKASENSINPLEYVHDILKGKWKTVILWQLRFRSGATTFQLKRSIKGISEKMLLEQLNELRLYGLVGKKNFVNEPFKVEYYLTEDKGKKLIKAFEIMEELGQEYVDGFKNE
- the deoC gene encoding deoxyribose-phosphate aldolase, with product MKYDNILKIVDHTLLAQTSTWDEIKALCDDGMKYKTASVCIPPYFVKQAKDYVVDELPICTVIGFPNGYMTTSTKVFETKDAVHNGADEIDMVINIGMLKDKKYDEILVEINQIKEACNGKLLKVIIETCLLTDEEIIKMCEIVTKSNAEYIKTSTGFSTSGATFDAVKLMRNHVGKDVKVKAAGGIKTLEDAEKFIELGADRLGTSRVVKIVKSL